A stretch of Aedes aegypti strain LVP_AGWG chromosome 2, AaegL5.0 Primary Assembly, whole genome shotgun sequence DNA encodes these proteins:
- the LOC5576045 gene encoding peptidyl-prolyl cis-trans isomerase FKBP8 isoform X1: MDAEKSSSSSFEDLSNINEQERAEMNSSTGQQQQQEAGTKNQKEEYMDILGNGTLLKKVLKEGQGERPESRDIAIVNFTGRLDDGTVVEEEQNCVVQIDDVEVVQGLDMALKLMNVGEQAEVIVSSRFAYGEQGLKNEDHPERTVPPNEKITYTVELVSTKEETDLESKTYTARKEIGNKKRLRGNFWMKRQEYNLAIQSYRRALEYLDESEGGITNPTESGNMEPTNAELQELLEDRMKVYNNLALAQLKIAAYDAALKSVDHVLQCQPNNAKALFRKGKILDAKGDTEGAISFLQKAATIDEDDKLIQSELSKLILKSKREARNEKDLYQKMLGQAQKLEQKSKTTPATQNRETSKLCSFFQFKLWGYLMGSILIGVAGVAIYRYNNRYF; this comes from the exons ATGGACGCGGAAAAATCGAGTAGCAGCTCGTTTGAAGATCTTTCCAACATCAATGAGCAAGAGCGGGCCGAAATGAATTCATCCACAGGCCAGCAACAACAACAGGAAGCAGGCACCAAAAACCAAAAGGAAGAGTATATGGACATCTTGGGGAATGGGACACTCCTGAAGAAGGTGCTGAAAGAAGGCCAAGGAGAACGACCCGAGAGCAGAGACATTGCCATTGTTAACTTCACCGGACGTTTGGATGATGGAACCGTCGTGGAAGAAGAGCAGAATTGTGTGGTTCAGATCGACGATGTAGAAGTTGTCCAAGGACTGGATATGGCATTGAAGCTGATGAATGTTGGCGAGCAAGCGGAAGTGATTGTGAGCTCGAGGTTCGCTTACGGAGAGCAAGGCTTGAAGAACGAAGACCATCCGGAACGAACGGTGCCTCCGAATGAGAAAATTACCTACACAGTAGAGCTGGTATCGACCAAGGAAGAAACCGATCTGGAGAGCAAAACATACACGGCCCGGAAGGAGATCGGTAACAAGAAACGTCTGAGGGGCAACTTCTGGATGAAACGGCAAGAGTACAATCTGGCAATCCAGAGCTACCGAAGGGCGCTGGAATACCTGGACGAAAGCGAAGGCGGCATCACGAATCCGACGGAAAGTGGAAACATGGAG CCAACGAACGCAGAACTACAAGAACTGTTGGAAGATCGCATGAAGGTTTACAACAATTTAGCTTTAGCTCAATTGAAGATTGCAGCGTACGATGCTGCCCTGAAGTCAGTCGATCACGTTTTGCAGTGTCAGCCAAACAATGCAAAGGCTCTGTTCAGGAAAGGAAAA ATTCTCGATGCTAAAGGTGATACCGAAGGAGCTATATCATTCCTGCAAAAAGCTGCAACGATTGATGAGGACGACAAACTGATTCAGTCT GAACTTTCCAAACTCATTTTGAAGTCAAAACGCGAGGCACGCAACGAGAAAGATCTGTACCAGAAGATGCTGGGGCAAGCTCAGAAGTTGGAGCAGAAATCAAAAACTACCCCGGCTACTCAAAATCGAGAAACTTCCAAG CTCTGCTCTTTCTTTCAGTTCAAGCTATGGGGCTACCTCATGGGATCCATTTTGATTGGCGTCGCTGGCGTGGCAATCTATCGCTACAACAATAGGTACTTTTAG
- the LOC5576045 gene encoding peptidyl-prolyl cis-trans isomerase FKBP8 isoform X2 — protein MDAEKSSSSSFEDLSNINEQERAEMNSSTGQQQQQEAGTKNQKEEYMDILGNGTLLKKVLKEGQGERPESRDIAIVNFTGRLDDGTVVEEEQNCVVQIDDVEVVQGLDMALKLMNVGEQAEVIVSSRFAYGEQGLKNEDHPERTVPPNEKITYTVELVSTKEETDLESKTYTARKEIGNKKRLRGNFWMKRQEYNLAIQSYRRALEYLDESEGGITNPTESGNMEPTNAELQELLEDRMKVYNNLALAQLKIAAYDAALKSVDHVLQCQPNNAKALFRKGKILDAKGDTEGAISFLQKAATIDEDDKLIQSELSKLILKSKREARNEKDLYQKMLGQAQKLEQKSKTTPATQNRETSKFKLWGYLMGSILIGVAGVAIYRYNNRYF, from the exons ATGGACGCGGAAAAATCGAGTAGCAGCTCGTTTGAAGATCTTTCCAACATCAATGAGCAAGAGCGGGCCGAAATGAATTCATCCACAGGCCAGCAACAACAACAGGAAGCAGGCACCAAAAACCAAAAGGAAGAGTATATGGACATCTTGGGGAATGGGACACTCCTGAAGAAGGTGCTGAAAGAAGGCCAAGGAGAACGACCCGAGAGCAGAGACATTGCCATTGTTAACTTCACCGGACGTTTGGATGATGGAACCGTCGTGGAAGAAGAGCAGAATTGTGTGGTTCAGATCGACGATGTAGAAGTTGTCCAAGGACTGGATATGGCATTGAAGCTGATGAATGTTGGCGAGCAAGCGGAAGTGATTGTGAGCTCGAGGTTCGCTTACGGAGAGCAAGGCTTGAAGAACGAAGACCATCCGGAACGAACGGTGCCTCCGAATGAGAAAATTACCTACACAGTAGAGCTGGTATCGACCAAGGAAGAAACCGATCTGGAGAGCAAAACATACACGGCCCGGAAGGAGATCGGTAACAAGAAACGTCTGAGGGGCAACTTCTGGATGAAACGGCAAGAGTACAATCTGGCAATCCAGAGCTACCGAAGGGCGCTGGAATACCTGGACGAAAGCGAAGGCGGCATCACGAATCCGACGGAAAGTGGAAACATGGAG CCAACGAACGCAGAACTACAAGAACTGTTGGAAGATCGCATGAAGGTTTACAACAATTTAGCTTTAGCTCAATTGAAGATTGCAGCGTACGATGCTGCCCTGAAGTCAGTCGATCACGTTTTGCAGTGTCAGCCAAACAATGCAAAGGCTCTGTTCAGGAAAGGAAAA ATTCTCGATGCTAAAGGTGATACCGAAGGAGCTATATCATTCCTGCAAAAAGCTGCAACGATTGATGAGGACGACAAACTGATTCAGTCT GAACTTTCCAAACTCATTTTGAAGTCAAAACGCGAGGCACGCAACGAGAAAGATCTGTACCAGAAGATGCTGGGGCAAGCTCAGAAGTTGGAGCAGAAATCAAAAACTACCCCGGCTACTCAAAATCGAGAAACTTCCAAG TTCAAGCTATGGGGCTACCTCATGGGATCCATTTTGATTGGCGTCGCTGGCGTGGCAATCTATCGCTACAACAATAGGTACTTTTAG